Within the Sporichthyaceae bacterium genome, the region CCTACGTGTACGGCGCGGCCGTCGTGTTGGTTGTCCTGTTCGAACCCGGTGGACTTGCGGCTCTGGGGCGCCGGGGATTCCTCTTGCTCCATCGCAGTCCACTCGGTCCGTTTCTCCCACCTCCGAAAGGAAACTGAGCTCGATGCGCAGATCACCGAAACTCATGGCCCTCGCGATGTCGGGCGCCCTCATGTTGGCGGCGTGCGGTGGTGGGGGCAGCGGCAACAACGCGAGCGCGACCAGCGCACCCGCGGGTGGCACCACCGGTGCCGACGGCGTCAAGATGGGTCCCGGCGTCACCGGCGACACCATCACCCTGGGTGTGATGGCGGACCTCAGCGGTCCGTTCAAGGAGTTGGACACCGGCATCCAGGCCGGCCACAAGATGTGGGTCGACGAGGTCAACAAGAAGGGTGGCGTCTGCGGCCGGCAGATCAAGCTGGAGACCCTGGACCACGGCTACAAGGCCGACACGGCGACCATCCAGTTCCCGACCATCGAGCCCAAGGTCGCCGGCTTCATGGAGATCCTCGGCTCCCCGGTCATCGCGGCGCTGTTGACCGACATCAACGACAAGAAGGTCACCACCGAGGCCGTGTCCTGGGCCTCGACGCTGCTCGACCAGCCCTACGTCACGATCGTCGGTACCACCTACGACCTCGAGATGATCAACGTCCTCGACTACTTGATGGGCGAAGGCAAGATCAAGAAGGGCGACAAGATCGGGCACATCTACATCGACGGCGAGTACGGCGGCAACGGTTTGCTCGGCTCGCAGTACTTCGCCAAGCAGAACGGCATGACGATCGTCGAGGGCAAGGTCACCGCCACCGACGCCGACATGACGAGCGTCATCACCAAGTTCAAGAGCCAGGGCGTCAAGGCGATCGCGCTGACCACC harbors:
- a CDS encoding ABC transporter substrate-binding protein; amino-acid sequence: MRRSPKLMALAMSGALMLAACGGGGSGNNASATSAPAGGTTGADGVKMGPGVTGDTITLGVMADLSGPFKELDTGIQAGHKMWVDEVNKKGGVCGRQIKLETLDHGYKADTATIQFPTIEPKVAGFMEILGSPVIAALLTDINDKKVTTEAVSWASTLLDQPYVTIVGTTYDLEMINVLDYLMGEGKIKKGDKIGHIYIDGEYGGNGLLGSQYFAKQNGMTIVEGKVTATDADMTSVITKFKSQGVKAIALTTTPTQTASAAAKNVALGLNVPMVGNNPSFAPALLDTPAAAALSKLTVAQSAVPYESPLAKMKELRTEFTKDNPKVKPNYGVGFGYAMGVIWGQTLTKACAAKDLTRDGIHTAITSISNLSTDKLVANLDYTKPGSPPSRSVYLMTPDKATPGGMKQIKALSESADAKTYKAPKEQ